A section of the Phaseolus vulgaris cultivar G19833 chromosome 8, P. vulgaris v2.0, whole genome shotgun sequence genome encodes:
- the LOC137826882 gene encoding KH domain-containing protein At4g18375-like, with amino-acid sequence MTGQRSTYGKRSHSHSDSDAGSKNKRRNPAADDSSLITAEDTVFRYLCPVRKIGSVIGRGGDIVKQLRADTRAKIRIGDALPGCDERVVTIHSSSEETNRIDDTGDLVSPAQDALFRVHQRVIAEDARDDEDEERNHVTAKLLVPSDQIGCVIGKGGQIVQNIRSETGAQIRILKDDRLPPCALNSDELVQISGEGAVVKKALFQIAAQIRDNPSRSQHLLASAVPGGYAAGGPGAGAPIVGVAPFVGAYGGYKGDAGDWSRSMYPAQRDEASMREFTVRFVCPTGNIGGVIGKGGAIINQIRQDSGATIKVDSSATEGDDCLIIISTKEFFEDSFSPTIEAAVRLLPRCSEKVERDSGIVSFTTRLLVPTSRIGCLIGKGGTIVTEMRRLTKANIRILSKENLPKIASDDDEMVQISGDLDVAKDALVQALTRLRANLFDKERAVSGFLPVLPYLPASVDGSDGLNYDRDGKRHGRGGYSGGYGGSSDLASGDGYGSYGNSQLGSGGGAYGAYGSYSLGRTSAYGSTQNGSSRRRNHAY; translated from the exons ATGACCGGTCAACGTAGTACCTACGGCAAGCGCTCCCATTCCCACTCCGATTCCGACGCCGGCTCCAAGAACAAGCGCCGGAACCCCGCCGCAGATGACTCTTCTCTTATAACAGCCGAGGACACCGTCTTCCGCTACCTTTGCCCCGTTCGCAAGATCGGAAGCGTAATCGGCCGCGGCGGCGACATCGTCAAGCAGCTTCGCGCTGACACCAGGGCTAAGATCCGCATCGGTGATGCGCTCCCTGGCTGTGATGAGCGTGTCGTCACTATTCACAGTTCCTCCGAGGAGACCAACCGAATTGATGACACTGGCGATCTGGTCTCACCTGCTCAGGACGCGCTGTTTAGGGTTCACCAGCGTGTGATTGCAGAGGACGCACGTGACGACGAGGATGAGGAGAGGAACCACGTCACTGCGAAGCTTCTTGTGCCTTCCGATCAGATCGGTTGCGTGATCGGAAAAGGCGGCCAAATCGTGCAGAACATCCGGAGCGAAACCGGCGCGCAGATTCGGATCCTTAAGGATGACCGATTGCCTCCCTGTGCGTTGAACTCCGATGAACTTGTTCAG ATTTCGGGTGAGGGTGCGGTGGTCAAGAAGGCTCTGTTTCAAATTGCAGCTCAGATCCGTGATAATCCTTCACGGTCTCAGCATCTGCTTGCTTCTGCAGTTCCTGGTGGGTATGCAGCCGGTGGTCCTGGTGCAGGGGCTCCCATTGTTGGAGTTGCTCCTTTTGTGGGTGCTTATGGAGGATATAAAGGTGATGCTGGTGATTGGTCACGGTCTATGTATCCTGCCCAAAGGGATGAAGCTTCTATGAGAGAGTTTACTGTGCGCTTTGTTTGTCCCACTGGCAACATTGGTGGTGTGATAGGAAAGGGTGGTGCCATAATAAATCAAATCAGGCAGGATTCTGGGGCTACCATCAAAGTTGATAGTTCAGCAACAGAAGGAGATGACTGTTTGATTATCATTTCGACCAAAGAG TTCTTTGAGGATTCTTTCTCACCAACAATAGAAGCTGCTGTGCGATTGCTGCCCCGCTGCAGCGAGAAAGTTGAAAGAGATTCAGGGATTGTCTCTTTCACCACCCGTCTTCTTGTGCCGACCTCAAGAATTGGTTGCCTTATTGGTAAAGGAGGGACTATTGTAACTGAAATGAGGAGGCTTACAAAAGCCAACATACGCATCCTTTCTAAGGAAAATCTTCCTAAAATTGCATCTGACGATGATGAAATGGTGCAG ATTTCCGGAGACCTTGATGTTGCCAAGGATGCTCTTGTGCAAGCACTTACACGGCTGAGGGCAAATCTTTTTGATAAGGAGCGTGCTGTCTCAGGATTCCTTCCAGTGCTTCCATATCTTCCTGCTTCAGTTGATGGATCAGATGGCTTGAACTATGACAGAGATGGTAAACGTCATGGACGTGGTGGATATTCTGGTGGGTATGGAGGTTCAAGTGATTTGGCATCTGGTGATGGTTATGGAAGCTATGGAAATTCACAG CTTGGTAGTGGTGGTGGTGCTTATGGAGCATATGGAAGTTATTCTTTGGGACGGACCAGTGCCTATGG GTCTACTCAGAATGGTTCTTCTCGGAGGAGAAACCATGCTTACTAA